A DNA window from Altererythrobacter sp. B11 contains the following coding sequences:
- a CDS encoding NADH-quinone oxidoreductase subunit M, whose amino-acid sequence MGGFPILSLMLLVPLAGAIACLFAEAKLARMIALAATLIDLVLGIALWASFDVGGAQWQFVERAPIFATFQWALGIDGIALMLIVLSVFLMPICIGASWNAITRRVGEYMAAFLLMEVLMIGVFAAQDLFLFYIFFEAGLIPMYLIIGIWGGDNRIYASYKFFLYTLLGSVLMLIAMLWMVNVAGTTDIPTLMAYDFPAGAQTWLFLAFFASFAVKMPMWPVHTWLPDAHVQAPTAGSVILAGVLLKMGGYGFIRFSLPMFPEASAQFAWLIWGLSMAAVVITSLIALVQHDMKKLIAYSSVAHMAIVTMGLFAFNTQGLEGAMIVMLSHGLVSGALFLCVGVIYDRLHTREIDRYGGLSINMPRYAMFFLLFTMASIGLPGTSGFVGEFLSLAGIYQASSWVALIGTTGIILGAAYMLFLYRRVAFGEQKNADAAAMPDLDGREWLMLGSLAAAVLWMGVYPESFLAPIRQDIQALDARVARSAPHGDANLKIGAPLPAAETEAHGEAH is encoded by the coding sequence ATGGGAGGCTTCCCCATTCTTTCGCTGATGTTGCTCGTTCCGCTGGCGGGCGCGATCGCCTGCCTGTTCGCGGAGGCGAAGCTCGCCCGCATGATCGCGCTGGCTGCGACGCTGATCGATCTGGTGCTCGGCATCGCCTTGTGGGCCAGCTTCGATGTGGGCGGGGCACAATGGCAGTTCGTCGAACGGGCGCCGATCTTCGCAACCTTCCAATGGGCGCTGGGGATCGACGGCATCGCACTGATGCTGATCGTGCTCAGCGTGTTCCTGATGCCGATCTGCATCGGGGCGAGTTGGAACGCGATCACCCGCCGCGTGGGCGAATACATGGCGGCCTTCCTGCTGATGGAAGTGCTGATGATCGGCGTGTTCGCCGCGCAGGACCTGTTCCTGTTCTACATCTTCTTCGAAGCTGGCCTTATCCCGATGTATCTGATCATCGGCATCTGGGGTGGCGATAACCGCATCTACGCGAGCTATAAGTTCTTCCTCTACACGCTGCTCGGCTCGGTGCTGATGCTGATCGCGATGCTGTGGATGGTGAATGTCGCGGGCACTACGGACATCCCCACGCTGATGGCCTATGACTTCCCGGCAGGGGCGCAGACCTGGCTGTTCCTGGCATTCTTCGCCAGTTTCGCGGTGAAAATGCCGATGTGGCCGGTGCATACCTGGCTTCCCGATGCGCACGTTCAGGCGCCCACTGCGGGCTCCGTCATCCTTGCCGGCGTGCTGCTGAAGATGGGCGGCTATGGCTTCATCCGCTTCAGCCTGCCGATGTTCCCGGAAGCGAGCGCGCAATTCGCCTGGCTGATCTGGGGCCTCTCCATGGCGGCGGTGGTGATCACCAGCCTCATCGCGCTGGTCCAGCACGATATGAAGAAGCTGATCGCCTATAGTTCGGTAGCCCACATGGCCATCGTCACCATGGGCCTGTTCGCTTTCAACACGCAGGGCCTGGAAGGCGCGATGATCGTGATGCTCAGCCACGGCCTCGTGTCGGGCGCGCTGTTCCTCTGCGTCGGCGTCATCTACGATCGCCTGCATACGCGGGAAATCGATCGTTATGGCGGCCTGTCGATCAACATGCCGCGCTATGCGATGTTCTTCCTGCTGTTCACCATGGCGAGCATCGGCCTTCCGGGCACGAGCGGCTTTGTCGGCGAATTCCTGAGCCTCGCGGGCATCTATCAGGCGTCCAGCTGGGTCGCGCTGATCGGTACGACCGGGATCATTCTCGGTGCGGCCTATATGCTCTTCCTCTATCGCCGCGTGGCTTTTGGCGAGCAGAAGAACGCCGACGCAGCCGCCATGCCCGATCTCGATGGACGTGAGTGGCTGATGCTGGGTTCGCTCGCTGCCGCTGTGCTGTGGATGGGCGTCTATCCCGAGAGCTTCCTTGCCCCCATCCGGCAGGATATCCAGGCGCTTGATGCCCGGGTTGCGCGATCGGCGCCGCATGGCGATGCCAATTTGAAGATCGGCGCGCCCCTGCCCGCCGCAGAAACTGAAGCGCACGGGGAGGCGCACTGA
- the nuoN gene encoding NADH-quinone oxidoreductase subunit NuoN produces the protein MEFSTSLALIAPEIVLSVSGLALLLVAAWGGDKASRLISILACVALGGAFFLVAPSVCGAAAGPDTIAFGGQFAADAFAGFAKLMIFAASGAVLVVAPAFLERTGSMRAELPVLVLFAALGMSIMVSATDLLTLYIGLELNSLASYVLAAFLRTDDRSAEAGLKYFVLGALASGILLFGISLTYGFTGSTSFAGIGAAFAGALPMGALFGLVFVLAGLAFKISAVPFHMWTPDVYEGAPTPVTAFFATAAKAAAVVLLARVSLSAFGGHADVWRQIVVFLSLASIVVGALGAIGQRSLKRLLAYSSINNVGFLLIGLAAATPQGASAMLVYLAIYVAMTVGSFIVLMMLKDAQGEPVVAIADLAGLSTTRPALAWCMMALMFSTAGIPPLFGFWAKFVVFQAAVQADLIVLAALGIAASVIGAFYYIMIVKVMFFDEPVDRVKGESDWAHWALLAISTLVISPLGYLLTGWLGRLADGAAAALFLLA, from the coding sequence ATGGAGTTTTCGACCTCCCTTGCGCTGATCGCGCCGGAGATTGTCCTGTCCGTCAGCGGCCTTGCGCTGCTGCTCGTTGCCGCCTGGGGCGGGGACAAGGCGTCGCGCCTGATCAGCATCCTTGCCTGCGTGGCCCTCGGTGGCGCCTTCTTCCTTGTGGCGCCAAGCGTCTGCGGCGCAGCTGCTGGCCCGGATACGATTGCCTTTGGGGGCCAGTTCGCGGCGGATGCCTTCGCCGGCTTCGCCAAGCTGATGATCTTCGCGGCTTCGGGCGCCGTGCTGGTGGTGGCTCCGGCCTTCCTCGAGCGTACGGGCTCCATGCGTGCCGAATTGCCGGTGCTTGTGCTGTTCGCCGCCCTGGGCATGAGCATCATGGTCTCGGCGACAGACCTGCTGACGCTCTACATCGGGCTCGAGCTCAACAGCCTTGCGTCCTACGTGCTTGCCGCGTTCCTGCGCACGGATGATCGCTCGGCGGAGGCGGGCCTCAAGTATTTCGTGCTTGGCGCGCTGGCCTCGGGCATCCTCCTCTTCGGCATCAGCCTGACCTACGGCTTTACCGGCAGCACCAGCTTCGCCGGGATCGGCGCTGCCTTTGCCGGTGCGCTGCCGATGGGTGCCCTGTTCGGACTGGTGTTCGTTCTCGCGGGCCTCGCCTTCAAGATCAGCGCCGTGCCGTTCCATATGTGGACGCCAGACGTTTATGAGGGCGCGCCCACACCGGTGACGGCCTTCTTCGCCACGGCGGCGAAGGCTGCGGCGGTGGTGCTGCTGGCCCGGGTTTCGCTCAGCGCATTCGGCGGCCACGCGGATGTCTGGCGCCAGATTGTGGTGTTCCTCTCGCTCGCGTCGATCGTCGTCGGCGCACTGGGCGCGATCGGGCAGAGGAGCCTGAAGCGGCTGCTCGCTTACTCATCGATCAACAATGTCGGCTTCCTGCTGATCGGCCTTGCCGCTGCAACGCCGCAGGGTGCCAGTGCGATGCTGGTCTATCTCGCCATCTATGTCGCGATGACGGTGGGCAGTTTCATCGTGCTGATGATGCTCAAGGATGCGCAGGGCGAACCGGTGGTGGCGATCGCTGATCTGGCCGGCCTGTCAACCACGCGCCCCGCGCTGGCATGGTGCATGATGGCGCTGATGTTCAGCACCGCTGGCATTCCGCCGCTGTTCGGCTTCTGGGCGAAGTTCGTCGTCTTCCAGGCCGCAGTGCAGGCCGATCTGATTGTGCTGGCAGCCCTGGGCATTGCCGCATCGGTGATCGGCGCCTTCTACTACATCATGATCGTCAAGGTGATGTTCTTCGACGAGCCGGTGGACCGGGTGAAGGGCGAGAGCGACTGGGCGCACTGGGCGCTGCTGGCGATCAGCACGCTGGTGATTTCTCCGCTGGGCTATCTTCTCACGGGCTGGCTCGGCAGGCTGGCGGACGGGGCCGCCGCGGCACTCTTCCTGCTGGCCTGA
- a CDS encoding biotin--[acetyl-CoA-carboxylase] ligase, whose protein sequence is MPPRFEIVRETGSTNADLLARIRSGNAPPEGFWLIADAQVAGRGRQGRNWLDAPGNFMGSTVVHLGPDQPPPASLSFAAALALYETIIEVLGRPVGVTLKWPNDVLIGGAKFSGILLEREGAHAVIGIGVNLSAAPDIAGRSTRSLAQSGPAPDRDAFARVLALQMDRELARWREFGLAPLLERWLAAAHPAGAPLSVHDSSGVRLSGHFAGVTDDGALRLSLANGEVRVIHAGDVELEGN, encoded by the coding sequence TTGCCTCCCCGCTTCGAGATCGTTCGCGAGACGGGCTCTACCAACGCGGATCTGCTTGCGCGGATTCGCTCGGGCAACGCCCCGCCGGAGGGCTTCTGGCTAATCGCTGACGCGCAAGTGGCCGGTCGCGGGCGGCAAGGGCGCAACTGGCTGGACGCGCCGGGCAATTTCATGGGCTCCACGGTGGTTCACCTTGGGCCGGATCAGCCGCCCCCCGCGAGCCTGTCATTCGCAGCGGCCCTGGCGCTGTACGAGACGATCATCGAAGTCCTGGGCCGTCCCGTGGGGGTCACCCTGAAATGGCCGAACGACGTCTTGATCGGCGGCGCGAAGTTCTCCGGCATATTGCTGGAGCGGGAAGGGGCCCATGCGGTGATCGGCATCGGCGTGAATCTCTCCGCTGCCCCGGACATCGCCGGCCGATCGACCCGCAGCCTTGCCCAGAGCGGGCCGGCGCCCGATCGCGATGCTTTCGCCCGCGTGCTCGCCCTGCAGATGGATCGCGAATTGGCTCGCTGGCGCGAGTTCGGCCTCGCACCGCTGCTGGAGCGGTGGCTTGCAGCTGCGCATCCGGCGGGCGCGCCGCTTTCGGTGCATGATTCGTCAGGCGTGCGCTTGTCCGGCCATTTTGCCGGGGTGACCGACGACGGCGCCCTGCGGCTGAGCTTGGCGAATGGTGAAGTGCGTGTCATCCACGCGGGCGACGTGGAGCTGGAAGGGAACTGA
- a CDS encoding type III pantothenate kinase, with product MLLAVDVGNTNVVFALFEGREIRARWRIATDPRRTADEYAVWLLQLLAIEGRGPGDVDRMIISTVVPRARHNLAVLGQKYFGLTPLFAGEGAADWDFPIEVEAPRSLGADRAVNAVAAHAKYFGDLIVIDFGTATTFDVVDFKGAYKGGIIAPGINLSLDALVNNTAKLPRIAIEAPRGNSLIGRNTEDQMLIGVYWGYVAMMEGLIARLRAEIGRPAKVVATGGLALLFDKHTEIFDAVDADLTLEGLAILAAKADAA from the coding sequence ATGCTGCTCGCCGTGGACGTCGGCAACACTAATGTGGTCTTCGCGCTGTTCGAGGGCCGCGAAATCCGTGCACGCTGGCGGATCGCCACCGACCCGCGACGGACTGCCGATGAATATGCTGTGTGGCTGCTCCAACTCCTCGCAATAGAGGGGAGGGGCCCCGGCGACGTCGACCGGATGATCATTTCCACCGTCGTCCCGCGCGCCCGGCACAATCTGGCAGTGCTAGGGCAGAAGTATTTCGGGCTGACGCCGCTGTTCGCCGGCGAGGGGGCTGCCGACTGGGATTTCCCGATTGAGGTCGAGGCCCCGCGCTCGCTGGGGGCCGATCGCGCGGTCAACGCCGTGGCTGCCCATGCGAAGTATTTCGGCGACCTGATCGTAATCGATTTTGGCACGGCCACGACCTTCGATGTCGTGGATTTCAAGGGCGCCTACAAGGGCGGGATCATTGCGCCCGGCATCAATCTTTCGCTGGATGCGCTGGTGAACAACACGGCCAAGCTGCCGCGGATCGCGATTGAGGCGCCGCGGGGCAATTCGCTGATTGGCCGGAATACGGAAGACCAGATGCTGATTGGTGTGTACTGGGGCTACGTGGCGATGATGGAAGGGCTGATTGCCCGCCTGCGCGCCGAAATCGGCAGACCGGCAAAGGTGGTCGCCACGGGCGGGCTGGCCTTGCTGTTTGACAAGCACACGGAGATTTTTGACGCGGTGGATGCAGATTTGACATTGGAAGGCCTGGCGATCCTGGCCGCAAAGGCGGATGCGGCGTGA
- a CDS encoding ribonuclease J gives MKKDFTPENELLFLALGGSGEIGMNVNLYGCQGKWLMVDLGMSFGANEYPGTELLFADIEFIEERADDLLGIVLTHAHEDHIGAVPYFAAELGVPLYATPFTAELVMRKLEEAGLVGEVELNMVGEDHGSIALGPFEVTYIPLAHSIAEGNALLIETPFGRIFHTGDWKLDEEPLVGEPATEEELTEIGDEGVLALVCDSTNVFNPAPSGSEGAVYRGLLEEVRRHPGKRVLVTTFASNVARLQTLGHVAEETGRQLCVAGRSLDRIIEVAQNNGYLEHLPPLIDFNTAMDLPRGEVLILATGGQGEPRAALARIAEDNHPISLTEGDVVLFSSRQIPGNEIAIGRVQNRLAARGITMVTDRQSEIHVSGHPGRPELEALYGWLRPEILIPVHGEMRHMQEQARVGLESGIPSAVVQKNGDIVRIAPGAPGKLAEVRSGRLVLDGDIIVPADGEAISMRRRLARDGLLIVVLDRQAKARIEGIGLPLDEDYAAFIEEAESDVANALRRLKGRDRNDPDAVTEAARLAARRAAQRWSGKKPQTRVILPAE, from the coding sequence GTGAAGAAGGATTTCACGCCGGAAAACGAATTGCTGTTCCTTGCGCTCGGTGGATCGGGCGAGATCGGAATGAACGTCAACCTCTACGGCTGCCAGGGCAAGTGGCTGATGGTCGATCTCGGCATGAGCTTCGGCGCCAATGAGTATCCGGGCACGGAGCTGCTGTTTGCGGATATCGAGTTCATCGAGGAGCGCGCCGACGACCTGCTGGGCATCGTGCTGACCCACGCGCATGAAGATCACATCGGCGCCGTGCCCTATTTCGCCGCGGAACTGGGCGTGCCGCTTTATGCCACGCCGTTCACGGCTGAACTGGTGATGCGCAAGCTCGAGGAAGCAGGCCTGGTCGGCGAGGTGGAGCTGAACATGGTGGGCGAGGATCACGGCAGCATCGCCCTGGGCCCGTTCGAGGTCACCTATATCCCGCTCGCGCATTCCATCGCGGAGGGGAATGCGCTGCTTATCGAAACACCCTTCGGCAGGATTTTCCATACCGGCGACTGGAAGCTCGACGAGGAGCCGCTGGTGGGTGAGCCCGCCACCGAAGAGGAACTGACCGAGATCGGTGACGAGGGCGTGCTCGCGCTCGTGTGCGATTCCACCAATGTCTTCAATCCGGCGCCGTCGGGCTCCGAAGGGGCGGTCTATCGCGGCCTGCTGGAGGAAGTGCGACGGCACCCGGGCAAGAGGGTGCTGGTGACGACCTTTGCATCCAATGTCGCCCGCCTGCAGACGCTGGGCCATGTGGCGGAAGAGACAGGGCGGCAGCTCTGCGTGGCTGGTCGATCGCTCGATCGCATCATCGAGGTGGCGCAGAACAACGGCTATCTGGAGCATCTGCCCCCGCTGATCGACTTCAACACCGCAATGGATTTGCCGCGGGGAGAGGTGCTGATCCTGGCGACCGGCGGTCAGGGGGAACCGCGCGCGGCGCTGGCGCGCATTGCGGAGGACAATCACCCGATCTCGCTGACCGAAGGCGATGTGGTGCTGTTTTCCAGTCGCCAGATCCCCGGCAACGAAATTGCCATCGGCCGCGTGCAGAATCGCCTGGCCGCGCGGGGGATCACCATGGTCACCGACCGGCAGAGTGAAATCCATGTCTCTGGCCATCCCGGCCGGCCCGAGCTGGAGGCGCTCTATGGCTGGCTCCGCCCTGAGATCCTCATCCCCGTGCATGGGGAGATGCGGCACATGCAGGAACAGGCGCGCGTCGGGCTTGAAAGCGGCATCCCTTCTGCCGTGGTGCAGAAGAACGGGGACATCGTCCGCATAGCGCCCGGCGCGCCCGGCAAGCTGGCCGAAGTGCGCTCCGGCAGGCTGGTGCTGGACGGCGACATCATCGTTCCCGCCGATGGGGAGGCGATCTCCATGCGCCGACGGCTTGCCCGTGATGGCCTGCTGATCGTAGTTCTCGATCGGCAGGCGAAAGCCCGGATCGAAGGGATCGGGCTTCCGCTGGATGAGGATTACGCCGCCTTCATTGAAGAGGCGGAAAGCGACGTGGCGAATGCGCTCCGCCGTCTCAAGGGGCGGGACCGCAACGATCCCGACGCCGTCACGGAAGCCGCACGGCTTGCGGCGCGCCGCGCGGCGCAGCGCTGGTCGGGCAAGAAGCCGCAGACCCGCGTGATCCTGCCGGCGGAGTAG
- a CDS encoding DUF1467 family protein has protein sequence MAWTSILAIYFLCWVFSALLVLPFGVRTHQEAGLDLVPGQADSAPANFRPGRVILRATVLAAVLCGLFVANYIYGWIKLEDIDFFDSGPPGWVDPEATPGAG, from the coding sequence ATGGCCTGGACATCGATCCTCGCGATCTATTTCCTCTGTTGGGTGTTCAGCGCGCTGCTGGTGCTGCCCTTCGGCGTGCGCACCCATCAGGAGGCGGGGCTGGATCTGGTGCCGGGACAGGCCGACAGTGCCCCGGCGAATTTTCGCCCCGGCCGGGTGATCCTGCGCGCGACGGTGCTGGCGGCGGTGCTCTGCGGCCTGTTCGTGGCCAATTACATCTATGGCTGGATCAAGCTGGAAGACATCGATTTCTTCGACAGCGGCCCTCCCGGATGGGTCGATCCGGAAGCAACACCCGGAGCCGGCTGA
- a CDS encoding ATPase, whose translation MAGRKNLVAIGPESQRDGTEVASSEGGAAAVEEQVPAAEETRVDSSAQAGDWAADMEAGAARSFGWVVPVVAALAVIGWTGFFGWVHQAEMFRGATPLQWQGWIVDWAVPVLLVVALWLLAVRNSRQEARRFAATARSLSEESRQLETRLSTVNRELSLAREFIAAQSRDLESLGRVASDRLSEHADRLQGLIRDNGAQVEVIGKVSSTALENMDRLRGELPVIANSARDVSNQIGNAGHVAREQLGEMIAGMKRLNEFGEASGRQVDALHERVDEAVAAFAQQASHLGDIAERRFAALNERSAAFRAELDGREVDSFAALRRRAAALEEELENRRRDAESAEDAALEQLRDRADTLRAELAARRAELETTEQAALAAVRHRARALGAELDQQRHEVQAAEEAALEVLRARLAQLVEEGKRISDILREGETDAAEAWAAAVSALEERMFEAIRKVSDVDQQALANARKRLDALSQEAGRVDAMIVQRFEAFEAHLEQRNVQANEREAASLAELEHRLARFDRQIAERQEEQLAHVAGLAERGEAMAERLAELGAEMERLASQGRRTQDNLTHAAHGLAEKLAESRAILNENGDKVSELTNSSVRLLEIIRSGAQHSREDLPLAIGEAEERLLAFEAHASSLKDLIAEAGAKGAALASNVDQAQRSGTATAEQLTELEQRLAALAAQSEALSAQARGELQEAVATLQEAAGQALNGLSDEQAARIREMAERIGSESSEAIGQAVEQHVTQAIMDLQEAAVHAGDAGRETAIQLRDQLAMVNELAGNLERRVAHAREQAEETVDGDFTRRMTLITEGLNSAAIDIAKALDSEVTDTAWASYLRGDRGIFTRRAVRLLDNQNSKAVAELYGDDAELRETINRYIHDFEGMLRSVLSTREGNTLAVTLLSSDMGKLYVALAQSIDRLRS comes from the coding sequence ATGGCAGGCAGAAAGAATCTGGTGGCAATCGGCCCCGAATCGCAGAGGGATGGCACGGAAGTGGCTTCGTCCGAAGGCGGCGCAGCGGCTGTGGAGGAGCAGGTGCCGGCGGCGGAGGAGACACGGGTGGATAGCTCCGCGCAGGCCGGCGATTGGGCCGCCGATATGGAAGCAGGCGCAGCGCGCAGCTTCGGCTGGGTGGTGCCTGTCGTCGCCGCTCTGGCCGTGATCGGCTGGACCGGCTTCTTCGGCTGGGTCCATCAAGCCGAGATGTTCCGCGGCGCCACACCCCTGCAGTGGCAGGGCTGGATTGTGGACTGGGCCGTGCCCGTCCTGCTGGTCGTGGCACTGTGGCTGTTGGCAGTCCGTAACAGCCGGCAAGAGGCACGACGCTTCGCTGCCACAGCGCGTTCTCTGTCGGAGGAGTCGCGACAGCTGGAAACGCGCCTTTCGACGGTCAATCGCGAGCTAAGCCTGGCACGAGAGTTCATCGCCGCCCAGTCGCGCGATCTCGAATCCCTTGGCCGTGTGGCGAGCGACCGGCTTTCCGAACATGCTGATCGGTTGCAGGGTCTCATCCGCGACAATGGCGCGCAGGTGGAGGTCATCGGCAAGGTCAGCAGCACGGCGCTGGAGAACATGGATCGCCTGCGCGGTGAGCTGCCTGTGATCGCCAATTCCGCACGTGATGTGAGCAACCAGATCGGCAATGCTGGCCATGTGGCCCGCGAACAGCTTGGCGAGATGATCGCCGGGATGAAGCGGCTGAACGAATTCGGCGAGGCCAGCGGACGCCAGGTGGACGCGCTGCACGAGCGGGTGGACGAGGCCGTGGCGGCGTTCGCTCAGCAGGCCAGCCATCTGGGCGACATCGCTGAGCGGCGCTTCGCCGCGCTCAACGAACGCAGCGCGGCCTTCCGCGCCGAGCTCGACGGGCGTGAGGTAGACAGCTTTGCTGCGCTGCGGCGCCGTGCGGCAGCTCTGGAAGAGGAACTGGAGAACCGCCGCCGCGACGCCGAAAGCGCGGAAGATGCAGCGCTCGAACAGCTGCGCGATCGTGCCGACACCCTCCGCGCCGAGCTGGCCGCCCGCCGGGCCGAACTGGAGACCACAGAGCAGGCTGCGCTGGCGGCCGTGCGTCACCGCGCGCGCGCTCTCGGGGCAGAGCTCGACCAGCAGCGGCACGAGGTGCAGGCGGCAGAGGAGGCGGCGCTGGAAGTGCTGCGCGCCCGACTCGCCCAGCTGGTGGAGGAAGGAAAGCGCATCTCCGACATCCTGCGCGAAGGCGAAACCGACGCCGCCGAAGCCTGGGCCGCTGCTGTTTCAGCGCTGGAGGAGCGCATGTTCGAAGCGATCCGCAAGGTTTCGGACGTGGACCAGCAGGCACTGGCCAACGCGCGCAAGCGGCTGGATGCCCTGAGCCAAGAGGCCGGACGGGTCGATGCCATGATCGTCCAGCGGTTCGAAGCTTTCGAAGCGCATCTGGAGCAGCGCAATGTTCAGGCAAACGAGCGCGAAGCTGCCTCGCTCGCGGAGCTGGAGCATCGTCTCGCCCGCTTCGATCGACAGATCGCCGAGCGGCAGGAGGAGCAGCTGGCGCATGTGGCAGGCTTGGCCGAACGGGGCGAGGCCATGGCGGAGCGGCTTGCCGAACTCGGCGCCGAGATGGAGCGACTCGCCAGCCAGGGCCGGCGCACGCAGGACAATCTCACCCATGCCGCGCACGGGCTGGCGGAGAAGCTGGCCGAAAGCAGGGCGATCCTCAATGAGAATGGCGACAAGGTTTCCGAGCTCACCAATTCCAGCGTCCGCCTGCTGGAGATCATTCGTTCCGGCGCTCAGCACAGCCGCGAAGACCTGCCGCTGGCCATTGGTGAAGCGGAGGAGCGTCTGCTTGCCTTTGAAGCACATGCAAGCTCGCTCAAGGATCTGATCGCCGAGGCGGGCGCCAAGGGCGCAGCGCTTGCGAGCAATGTGGATCAGGCGCAGCGCAGCGGCACAGCCACGGCCGAGCAACTGACCGAGCTGGAGCAGCGGCTTGCAGCCTTGGCCGCGCAGTCTGAGGCGCTCTCCGCCCAAGCCAGGGGGGAACTGCAGGAAGCGGTGGCCACGCTGCAGGAAGCAGCGGGCCAGGCGCTCAATGGGCTGAGCGACGAGCAGGCCGCGCGGATCCGGGAAATGGCCGAGCGCATCGGCAGCGAGAGCAGCGAAGCGATCGGCCAGGCAGTGGAACAGCACGTCACGCAGGCGATCATGGACCTGCAGGAAGCGGCTGTGCATGCAGGCGATGCGGGCCGCGAAACGGCCATCCAGCTGCGCGATCAGCTGGCGATGGTGAACGAACTCGCGGGCAATCTTGAGCGGCGGGTGGCGCATGCGCGCGAGCAGGCCGAGGAGACAGTCGACGGCGATTTCACGCGTCGCATGACACTGATCACCGAAGGTCTCAATTCGGCTGCGATCGATATCGCCAAGGCGCTCGACAGCGAAGTGACGGATACGGCGTGGGCCAGCTATCTGCGGGGCGACCGGGGCATCTTCACGCGCCGTGCGGTCCGGCTGCTCGATAACCAGAACAGTAAGGCTGTGGCCGAACTCTATGGCGACGATGCGGAGCTTCGCGAGACGATCAACCGCTACATCCACGACTTCGAAGGGATGCTGCGGTCGGTGCTGTCCACGCGCGAAGGCAATACGCTGGCGGTGACGCTGCTCTCCTCCGACATGGGCAAGCTCTATGTTGCCCTGGCGCAGTCGATCGACCGGCTGCGCTCGTGA
- a CDS encoding Hpt domain-containing protein: MVDESGNFDSHLAAAAGQDLGLLAELRACFVDSLTQHVDLLGRARCDANWIMAALRLKGLGATFHSSELIDLAGEAVDGAPGDPVVLRKLGRFRDQFTTSH, encoded by the coding sequence ATGGTGGATGAGTCGGGAAATTTCGATTCGCATCTGGCGGCTGCGGCCGGCCAGGATTTGGGGCTGCTGGCGGAATTGCGCGCATGTTTCGTGGACAGCCTCACCCAGCATGTCGATCTTCTCGGCCGCGCGCGCTGCGATGCCAATTGGATCATGGCGGCGCTGCGGCTGAAGGGCCTTGGGGCGACCTTCCATTCCTCGGAACTGATCGATCTGGCCGGGGAGGCGGTGGACGGCGCCCCGGGTGACCCGGTGGTGCTGCGCAAGCTCGGCCGCTTTCGCGACCAGTTCACGACGAGCCATTGA